GCAAAGCGGTATCGACGTAACGCAAGCTTGCGTTACGCTGGAATGCAAGTCTCAGAACACAGGAATGTTACTCGTGCTGCACACCCAACAGTCGAAAACAGTCCGCCCGCACAGACATAATATGGAGTTGCGTCCGTCCAGCTCACTAAATTTATATGTGGAAAGATCCCCAGTTATCAAACAGCTGCATAAATCAGGTAGCAACTCTACGCTGCTTGTGTCTGCGTTGCACTGTGCACCCTCATTTGAGCGAGTGCTGTATTCTCACTAGCCTGCCGATACACCTTGCACCTTCCCTGCCCTGTGCTCTGCGGGTTTCCCCGCAACACGGAAGAACAGTAACCGGCTGCACGCATTTCGCCTATCTTACACGGCCGCGGGCTTCGAATCTTGAACCTTTTCAAGTTCGACTTCACTCGATTCAGATTCCATCTCCTCCCCCTTATCACcacgcgctgtctcctcaAGGTCCGTCTCCTCTAAATGTGCCTCCTTAGCGTCCTCCTGCCCACGGCCTGTCTCCTCACGAAGTGTCGCCTCAACAACTGCCTCGAGGTCTGTCTTCTcagcgtctgcctcttcaggGAATGTCTTCTCAacctctgcctcttcaggGAATCTCTTTTCAGGCTCTGCCTCTTCAGGGAATCTCTTTTCAGGCTCTGCCTCTTCAGGGAATCTCTTTTCAGGCTCTGCCTCTTCAGGCAATGTCTTCTcagtctctgcctcttcaggGAATTTCTTTtcagcctctgcctcttcaggAAGTGTCTCCTCGGCTTCCGCAGGTGGCGCGGGTGCGAGTTCCTTAGCTGCCGGTTTTTCTGCGGGGGCGGCTGAAAGGAATCAATGAGTTGCAACATAACCAGAATATCAGAATTGAAACCTAGCATAGGGACAACAACGCAAAGCTGCATTCCCGTGGCACTGTACACACAGGCACTGGCACACGATGTTTTCTTTAGGGATCCCTCA
Above is a window of Besnoitia besnoiti strain Bb-Ger1 chromosome Unknown contig00007, whole genome shotgun sequence DNA encoding:
- a CDS encoding CW-type Zinc Finger protein (encoded by transcript BESB_075370), with protein sequence MAVLVSSEGPCSPRPSSFGARPHYLFAIAVSVVLFLLLQAPAAHDGNAVSGAVFAAASVEGFGQTETAAESLNDRASDSKNEGDQSNMKQEEVLQRESRTKTRPVPRSGGARRRMRTRALAVAITLAAVGPGALYFMRRAEIAAVPTAPAEKPAAKELAPAPPAEAEETLPEEAEAEKKFPEEAETEKTLPEEAEPEKRFPEEAEPEKRFPEEAEPEKRFPEEAEVEKTFPEEADAEKTDLEAVVEATLREETGRGQEDAKEAHLEETDLEETARGDKGEEMESESSEVELEKVQDSKPAAV